A single region of the Gossypium arboreum isolate Shixiya-1 chromosome 12, ASM2569848v2, whole genome shotgun sequence genome encodes:
- the LOC108478186 gene encoding RNA polymerase sigma factor sigE, chloroplastic/mitochondrial, with product MGVVSVSSSAARTPVGLGTKFSTQRCTFRRPCIMAFKADKSNNTALVTLRDHNLLPVETAKEHPKRRGKAKKASKTVNRDFTDEGSPYTVDVDYNEAAAKLENIYKLSPSTQTFDEKGSEGETKGRHLRRKRSTESDGKADNGDDKIVVRSQTKKNRRLGLDKRIELKKNREEKSVVSGQSKKGISNESEKIDRLVRDYSASTDLVSLDWKKMKIPPVLPSTEHTWLFKLMQPMKALLEAKENLQKDLGRDPTEDELAEATNSSAAQVRRQLEVGRAARNKLIKHNLRLVLFVINKYFQDFANGPRFQDLCQAGVKGLITAIDRFEPRRRFRLSTYGLFWIRHAIIRSMTLSSFTRVSFGLESVRVEIQRAKLELLFELHREPTDDEVIKRVGISPERYQEVMRASKPVASLHLRHSVTQEEFISGITDVDGVGGDHRRQPALLRLALDDVLDSLKPKESLVIRQRYGLDGKGDRTLGEISGNLNISREMVRKHEVKALMKLKHPARVDYLRRYVV from the exons CACAAAGTTTTCTACTCAAAGATGTACATTTAGAAGACCTTGTATTATGGCATTTAAAGCAGACAAATCTAATAATACGGCTCTAGTTACGCTTCGAGACCATAATCTTTTGCCGGTGGAAACGGCTAAGGAGCACCCGAAGAGACGCGGGAAAGCGAAAAAGGCTTCCAAGACTGTAAACCGTGACTTTACTGATGAAGGTTCTCCGTACACCGTGGACGTAGATTACAACGAAGCCGCTGCCAAACTCGAAAACATTTATAAGCTTAGCCCTTCGACTCAAACATTTGATGAAAAAGGGAGTGAAGGTGAGACAAAAGGACGCCATCTGAGGAGGAAGAGATCTACAGAAAGTGATGGGAAAGCGGATAACGGTGATGATAAGATCGTGGTTCGGAGCCAGACTAAGAAGAATAGAAGATTGGGCCTTGATAAAAGGATTGAACTGAAAAAGAATAGAGAAGAAAAGTCAGTTGTTTCTGGCCAGAGTAAAAAGGGTATCTCGAATGAAAGTGAGAAGATCGATAGGCTTGTCCGGGACTATTCGGCTTCAACCGATTTGGTCAGCCTGGACtggaagaaaatgaagataccTCCGGTTCTGCCGTCCACCGAACATACTTGGTTGTTTAAGCTAATGCAGCCAATGAAG GCACTGCTTGAGGCAAAAGAGAACTTGCAAAAGGATCTGGGTAGAGATCCTACTGAAGATGAATTAGCTGAGGCAACAAATTCGAGTGCAGCTCAAGTGAGAAGACAGTTAGAGGTTGGTCGAGCTGCTAGAAATAAGCTCATTAAG CACAACCTCCGGCTCGTTTTGTTTGTGATAAACAAATATTTTCAAGATTTTGCAAATGGTCCAAGATTTCAAGACCTTTGTCAGGCTGGAgttaaaggacttatcacagccATCGACCGCTTTGAACCAAGAAGGAGATTCCGTCTTTCTACGTACGGCCTTTTTTGGATTAGGCATGCAATTATACGTTCCATGACCCTATCAAGCTTCACGCGTGTCTCATTTGGACTTGAATCA GTTAGAGTAGAAATCCAAAGAGCCAAACTGGAATTATTGTTTGAACTTCATAGAGAACCGACAGACGATGAAGTAATCAAAAGAGTTGGGATTTCCCCCGAGAGGTACCAAGAAGTAATGAGGGCCTCGAAACCCGTTGCATCTCTTCATTTGAGGCATTCCGTCACACAAGAAGAGTTCATTAGTGGAATCACCGATGTCGATGGTGTTGGAGGCGATCACCGAAGGCAACCTGCTCTTCTCAGGCTTGCACTTGATGATGTG CTCGATTCTCTGAAGCCAAAAGAGAGCCTGGTAATCAGGCAGAGATACGGACTCGACGGTAAAGGTGATAGAACATTAGGAGAAATTTCTGGGAACTTAAACATTTCGAGAGAAATGGTCCGAAAGCACGAAGTAAAGGCACTTATGAAGCTCAAGCATCCAGCCCGAGTTGATTATCTCCGCCGATACGTCGTCTGA